Within Deltaproteobacteria bacterium, the genomic segment AAATTCAAAGCCATCTCTGGCGGTTGATGGCGAGTTGATGCCATCAAAAGGTGCTACCAAAGTGTTGTTCGTCGAGGACGATTCAATTGATCAGCTTACATTTGAGCATTACGTTAAACATCAGAAAATAAACTACGATTACACCATTGTAAGGGATGTGAGGGAAGCTGTTGAGGCAATCGAAAATAATAGTTTTGAGGTAATTATAGTAGATTACTTATTGCCAGATGGAACTGCTTTTGATGTTCTTCGAGCATCGCAAAATACTCCAGTAATATTCATTACGGGAGCAGGAAACGAGGAAGTCGCGGTAAAGGCTATTAAGTCCGGAGCCTATGATTATGTAATTAAGGATAATACCAATAATCACTTAAAGGTTCTGCCGATTACAGTGGAAAAGGCCTTGGAGCGTTATTCTACAGTTGAGCGCAAGCGAGAGCTCGAGGATCAGCTTAGAGTATCAGAAAGGCAAGCCTATACCGGAAGCGTTGCTGCCGGCATAGCTAACGACATGAACAATATTTTGGGTTCCATTCTTGGATTTGCGGAGCTAGCAAGCGATGATGTCAATAATGTAAGCGAGCTAAACAAAGATATAAAAGAGGTAATCTGTGCAGCAAAGAAGGCCACTTATTTACTTCAAGAAGTGTTGTCTCTAAATTACAGCGGAACCACTAGTGCCTCGCCTCGCAAGCCCACTGCTTTTGGTCCCGTGATCGATACCGTATTGGATCGCATGGCTTCTTCTATACCTACAAGCGTAACGGTTAGTAAGAAGGTTAAAGAAGTTGCTGGTAACTACAGCATAGATGCGGGCAATGCCTATCAGATTGTAAATAATTTATGTGCAAATGCCACTGCAGCTATGAAGAGCACTGGAGGAGTCTTAAGTGTGACGCTCACTGAGATAGAGCGAGGTGCTCTGCCTGCGGCAGTTGCTGGCGAGATTCGCTGTGACTACTGCACTAGACTAACCGTAAAAGACAGTGGTTTGGGAATGGAGCCAGCAGTGAAAAATCGAATATTTGAGCCCTTCTTTACTACGAAAGCTCCAGAATCAATTGGCTTAGGCCTCGTAGTGGTAAATAGCCTGGTGCTTAAAGCTGGAGGTGTAATAAAAGTTGAGAGCGAAGTGGGGAAGGGAACAGTAGTTGATGTTTATCTGCCTTATCGCAAAGAGTCGCAAGAGAACTTGTCGAGTGACTTGTTGCTTCCAAAAGCCAATCTAGAATTATTGATGGGCAAGAGAATTTGCATTGTCGAAGGGGACGAGCAGCTAACCAGGTTGTTTAATAGAATTTTTTCTGATGTGCCCTGTGAAATAAAAATATTTTCGAGTAGCAATGAAGTGTTTAACAAGTTTACGCCCACTAATAGCTGTGACTGCGATATTATTATTTTAGACGATACTATCGACAGCGTCGATAGCCAAGTTCTCGCTCGCCGAATCGCAACTCTGGCCCCATCTACCCCTATAGTAGTGTGGTGCAACTATTTAAGAGAGCTTTCTCAACGCTCGGTGCGAAAGATTGGAATGGGTTATTATTTAGATAAACCACTTGAGATTGAAAGGCTTCTAAGGACTTTGACGTTAATTGCCGAATCTGTCGTAAAGTAATTACTGCAAAAACGCTTACTGCATGAGCTCGCAAAATAACCAGGTCTTATTCAACGAAAAGCAGCTGCTCGAATCCGTTTTTGGAGACGCAGTCTTCCTGCGAAAGCTTTTAGATATTTTTCTT encodes:
- a CDS encoding response regulator, with protein sequence MENKVMAGDPHSYRNSKPSLAVDGELMPSKGATKVLFVEDDSIDQLTFEHYVKHQKINYDYTIVRDVREAVEAIENNSFEVIIVDYLLPDGTAFDVLRASQNTPVIFITGAGNEEVAVKAIKSGAYDYVIKDNTNNHLKVLPITVEKALERYSTVERKRELEDQLRVSERQAYTGSVAAGIANDMNNILGSILGFAELASDDVNNVSELNKDIKEVICAAKKATYLLQEVLSLNYSGTTSASPRKPTAFGPVIDTVLDRMASSIPTSVTVSKKVKEVAGNYSIDAGNAYQIVNNLCANATAAMKSTGGVLSVTLTEIERGALPAAVAGEIRCDYCTRLTVKDSGLGMEPAVKNRIFEPFFTTKAPESIGLGLVVVNSLVLKAGGVIKVESEVGKGTVVDVYLPYRKESQENLSSDLLLPKANLELLMGKRICIVEGDEQLTRLFNRIFSDVPCEIKIFSSSNEVFNKFTPTNSCDCDIIILDDTIDSVDSQVLARRIATLAPSTPIVVWCNYLRELSQRSVRKIGMGYYLDKPLEIERLLRTLTLIAESVVK